From a single Bufo bufo chromosome 9, aBufBuf1.1, whole genome shotgun sequence genomic region:
- the NUF2 gene encoding kinetochore protein Nuf2, whose product MDNLTFPQFPAQELVNFFRLKVLTGAEAKIFTKNDTYPNPKPEWVQKLFMRVLQKVFNIGIEQFYVVPVGLDSQYPHLMEGFAPVAFILKFVDRLLPLCLIYDFHPSDVLNPKGKRTLFLLSGVVNFLHFREDRKMDYISFCSSYKSALENISQQQKTNQELEAKIEKLTTVPPEQQAEFKALSSDIHDLQQSISQEYRARDLVLQEKIAHQKADLAEKTKKLNQHKLTIATMKEEQESMRSQIVESPEQRKNKTERMKENVHRLKQAKQETSEKCDHYRERVTMSSLWQSDVQAYNKKLHGIEANLEVYRKTLEEARQKEEQIMNKNLELKSLANEEIQLKRTVQIKKEKLAKMDIKNQKKLEDFEQRKNEILQICSHVQEKRQAVHERVAHVLQEIQQTDVMREQLLETSEQEKKKCQDVMTGFRNALEKYHDNLQKASDRNAERRREKVAELNRRLSRR is encoded by the exons ATGGATAATCTTACATTTCCTCAGTTTCCTGCACAAGAGTTGGTAAACTTTTTCCGCCTGAAGGTTCTGACCGGTGCTGAAGCAAAAATTTTTACCAAAAACGACACTTACCCCAACCCCAAG CCAGAATGGGTCCAGAAGCTCTTCATGAGGGTCCTGCAGAAAGTGTTCAATATTGGAATAGAACAGTTTTATGTA GTACCGGTGGGTTTAGATTCTCAGTACCCGCATCTCATGGAAGGTTTCGCTCCTGTGGCCTTTATTCTGAAATTCGT GGACCGTCTCTTACCGCTGTGCCTCATATATGACTTTCACCCATCTGATGTCCTGAATCCAA AAGGAAAGCGAACCCTCTTCTTGTTGAGTGGAGTTGTAAACTTTCTGCATTTCAGGGAAGACCGGAAAATGGACTACATATCCTTCTGTTCAAGCTAT AAATCTGCTTTGGAGAATATAAGCCAACAGCAGAAGACAAATCAGGAGTTGGAGGCGAAAATTGAGAAACTTAC gACCGTCCCACCTGAACAACAAGCAGAGTTCAAAGCTCTTTCCAGTGATATTCATGACCTGCAGCAATCCATAAGCCAGGAATATCGTGCAAGAGAT CTGGTCCTTCAAGAAAAGATTGCTCATCAAAAAGCTGACCTTGCTGAAAAAACTAAGAAACTG AATCAGCACAAGCTTACTATTGCCACCATGAAGGAAGAACAAGAGAGCATGAGATCTCAGATAGTGGAATCTCCAGAACAACGCAAGAATAAAACAGAGAGGATGAAAGAAAATGTCCACAGACTGAAGCAAGCAAAG CAAGAAACCAGTGAGAAATGTGATCATTATCGGGAACGAGTGACCATGTCCTCTCTGTGGCAGTCAGATGTGCAAGCGTATAATAAGAAGCTACATGGCATTGAGGCCAACCTGGAGGTTTACAGGAAGACCCTTGAAGAG GCTAGACAAAAGGAGGAACAAATCATGAATAAAAACCTGGAGCTGAAATCCTTAGCTAACGAAGAAATCCAGTTAAAAAGAACTGtccagataaagaaagagaaactTGCAAAAATGGATATTAAGAATCAGAAGAAACTAGAGGACTTTGAACAGCGAAAAAATGAGATCTTACA GATCTGTAGCCATGTTCAAGAAAAGAGACAGGCTGTGCATGAACGGGTGGCTCATGTTCTTCAAGAAATCCAGCAAACAGACGTTATGAGAGAACAGCTCCTTGAAACTTCAGAACAGGAGAAGAAAAAATGTCAG